One region of Peribacillus simplex genomic DNA includes:
- a CDS encoding ABC transporter ATP-binding protein: MKKLASFLKPYWLLIILALFLMIVELGVELLQPLFIAKIIDDGILQKDLSVVIKWGSVMVGLSIFSFLGGIVNSFTASHVSQSFGHDVRKSLFGKIQAFSFANLNNIPTSSLITRMTNDVTQLQNTVFMGLRIMARAPLIVIGGAIMAIAVDLKLSLVLVISIPVLVFFLGWVMKRAAKLFKLVQKKLDNVNGVMRENLTGMRLIKAFLRKEHEIGRFDDANDELKRKTVTSLRLIETTMPVLMLVMNVAILIILWLGSEFITTGDIQVGEVVAIVNYATRIAASLSVFSWLITVISRAKASAERVTEIFETPIDIDEGKIESKSDTVKGGGIKFLDVSFRYPGTDAPVLKNLNFSIDPGESLAIIGATGSGKTSLFQLIPRLYEVESGSILIDDQNVKDIPLNSLRKRIGYVPQEALLFSGTIKNNVAWGKEGASMGEIMAAAMDAQVHETVMKLPKQYETQLGQKGVNLSGGQKQRLSIARALVRRPKILLLDDSTSALDLKTESKLLAALKTYTCTTLIITQKISTAIEADKILLLENGQVLALGKHQDLIQTSDLYRKIVHSQFGEEGISLESKNISR, from the coding sequence ATGAAAAAACTGGCCTCATTTCTTAAGCCATACTGGCTCTTGATCATTCTTGCTTTATTCTTGATGATTGTCGAGCTCGGTGTAGAACTGTTACAACCTCTATTTATTGCTAAAATAATTGATGATGGCATTCTACAGAAAGATTTATCGGTAGTGATTAAATGGGGAAGTGTCATGGTTGGACTTTCCATTTTTTCATTTCTTGGCGGGATCGTTAATTCCTTTACAGCATCACATGTAAGTCAGAGCTTTGGACATGATGTAAGAAAAAGCCTTTTTGGTAAGATACAGGCGTTTTCTTTTGCGAATTTGAATAATATCCCGACTTCATCGTTGATTACAAGGATGACGAATGATGTGACCCAGCTTCAAAATACGGTTTTCATGGGCCTTCGTATCATGGCAAGGGCGCCTTTGATAGTAATCGGGGGGGCGATAATGGCGATTGCGGTGGATTTGAAACTCTCCCTTGTTTTGGTCATTTCGATTCCGGTTCTTGTTTTCTTCCTGGGATGGGTTATGAAACGGGCTGCTAAGCTGTTTAAGCTCGTACAGAAAAAGCTCGATAATGTCAATGGGGTCATGAGGGAAAACCTGACAGGCATGCGCTTGATCAAGGCCTTTCTTCGTAAGGAGCATGAAATCGGACGGTTTGACGATGCGAATGACGAGTTGAAAAGAAAGACTGTGACTTCCCTTCGTTTAATTGAAACGACAATGCCTGTTCTGATGCTGGTCATGAATGTGGCGATTCTGATCATTCTTTGGCTTGGAAGCGAATTTATTACAACGGGAGATATACAGGTAGGGGAAGTTGTGGCGATTGTCAACTATGCCACAAGGATTGCGGCATCACTTTCCGTTTTTTCATGGCTGATCACGGTCATTTCCCGTGCAAAGGCTTCAGCGGAACGTGTGACGGAAATATTTGAAACCCCGATAGATATTGATGAAGGCAAAATTGAAAGCAAGAGTGATACCGTCAAAGGGGGAGGCATCAAGTTTCTAGATGTATCTTTCCGCTATCCTGGAACAGATGCACCGGTATTGAAAAACTTGAACTTCTCTATCGATCCGGGAGAATCGCTTGCCATCATAGGAGCAACAGGATCAGGGAAAACATCCTTGTTTCAGCTGATTCCGAGATTGTACGAAGTTGAGAGCGGATCCATTCTAATAGATGACCAGAATGTGAAAGATATTCCCTTGAATTCGCTGCGGAAAAGGATCGGCTATGTACCGCAAGAAGCCTTGCTTTTTTCAGGAACCATAAAAAATAATGTTGCTTGGGGAAAAGAAGGGGCCTCGATGGGGGAAATCATGGCAGCTGCCATGGATGCTCAGGTTCATGAGACCGTAATGAAACTCCCAAAACAATATGAGACGCAGTTAGGGCAAAAAGGGGTGAATCTGTCCGGAGGTCAAAAACAACGGTTATCGATTGCGAGGGCATTAGTGCGCAGACCGAAGATTCTCCTTCTGGATGACAGTACGAGTGCGCTGGATTTGAAAACGGAAAGTAAATTGCTCGCCGCTTTAAAGACCTATACATGTACAACACTCATCATTACACAAAAAATCAGTACAGCCATTGAGGCGGACAAGATCCTGTTGCTGGAAAATGGCCAAGTGCTTGCGCTGGGGAAACATCAGGATTTGATTCAAACAAGTGATCTTTATCGAAAAATCGTTCACTCACAGTTTGGGGAGGAGGGGATTTCTCTTGAGTCGAAGAATATCTCCCGATAA
- a CDS encoding ABC transporter ATP-binding protein gives MSRRISPDKKKAKPVNSWNTIKRITPYLATNKSLLFFVLFMVLVSSVLGLLGPFLVGMAIDDYIVTKDSGGLISLLIGLLGVYIFYSLSMWLQNYWMIGIAQDTVYAMRNQLFKKLHQLSIPFFDRRQHGELMSRVTNDIENVSSTLNSSVIQIFSSVLTLVGTIGVMLYLSPLLTVLTLFIVPLMFFGLKWITNRTGKLFKEQQKNLGDLNGFIEETISGQRIVKAFSQEDKVIRDFITRSENLKKAGFLSQSYSGLIPKLMNLLNNLSFTVIAAVGGFLAMSGIGTVSIGVIVIFTEYSRQFTRPLNDLANQFNTLLSAVAGAERVFAILDEKEEEVDEKQASELRDVCGEVDFEDVSFSYNDEGQTIYDVSFHAEKGETIALVGPTGAGKTTVINLLARFYEPNSGRILIDGQNIQQVTRSSLRKHMGFVLQDSFLFQGTIRENIRYGRLEAGDVEVVDAAKLANAHSFIMKLPDRYDTILNQDGSGISQGQRQLLSIARAILADPVLLILDEATSSIDTITELKIQEALHRLMKGRTSFVIAHRLNTIQQSDQILVLDEGRIIEKGSHDELLRRRGFYYELYRSSLKENQTG, from the coding sequence TTGAGTCGAAGAATATCTCCCGATAAGAAAAAGGCAAAACCAGTCAACTCATGGAATACGATAAAAAGGATCACCCCCTACTTAGCAACGAATAAAAGCCTGCTGTTTTTTGTCCTTTTCATGGTACTGGTAAGCTCGGTTTTAGGGTTGCTTGGCCCATTTCTTGTAGGGATGGCCATCGATGACTATATTGTAACAAAGGATAGCGGGGGGCTGATTAGCCTTCTTATCGGGCTTCTCGGAGTCTATATATTCTATTCACTATCCATGTGGCTTCAGAATTATTGGATGATCGGAATCGCACAGGATACAGTTTATGCGATGCGCAATCAACTGTTCAAAAAGCTTCACCAATTGTCCATTCCCTTTTTTGACCGGCGTCAGCATGGGGAATTGATGAGCCGGGTCACGAATGATATAGAAAATGTCAGTTCCACTTTGAATAGTTCCGTCATCCAGATTTTCTCAAGTGTGCTGACACTGGTCGGGACGATCGGAGTGATGCTGTATTTAAGCCCGTTATTAACTGTTTTAACCTTATTCATCGTTCCTCTTATGTTTTTTGGGCTGAAGTGGATAACGAACAGGACGGGCAAGCTTTTTAAGGAACAGCAGAAGAACCTTGGAGACTTGAATGGGTTTATAGAAGAAACGATTTCGGGGCAACGGATCGTAAAGGCATTTTCGCAGGAAGATAAAGTGATCCGTGATTTTATCACCCGGAGTGAAAACTTAAAGAAAGCCGGATTCTTATCACAATCATACTCTGGGCTGATTCCAAAACTGATGAATTTACTGAACAACTTAAGTTTTACTGTAATAGCAGCTGTCGGGGGTTTTTTGGCGATGAGTGGCATAGGAACGGTTTCCATCGGGGTCATTGTCATTTTCACCGAGTATTCAAGGCAATTCACCCGTCCGCTCAATGACCTGGCTAATCAATTCAATACACTCCTCTCGGCTGTTGCTGGTGCGGAGCGGGTTTTCGCCATACTTGATGAAAAAGAAGAAGAAGTGGATGAGAAACAGGCCTCTGAACTTCGGGATGTATGTGGTGAGGTGGACTTTGAGGATGTTTCCTTTTCGTACAATGATGAGGGCCAAACGATATATGATGTTAGTTTCCATGCAGAAAAAGGGGAGACCATCGCGCTTGTAGGTCCCACTGGGGCCGGTAAGACTACGGTCATTAATCTGCTTGCACGTTTTTACGAGCCGAACAGCGGCCGGATCTTGATCGATGGCCAGAATATCCAGCAGGTGACGAGGTCCAGTCTCCGCAAGCATATGGGCTTTGTTTTACAGGATTCCTTTTTGTTTCAAGGTACGATTCGTGAAAATATTCGCTACGGTCGGCTGGAGGCGGGCGATGTAGAAGTGGTGGATGCAGCCAAGCTTGCCAATGCCCATTCCTTTATCATGAAACTGCCAGACCGCTATGATACCATCTTGAATCAGGATGGCAGTGGAATCAGTCAGGGACAGCGCCAGCTTTTATCGATTGCCAGGGCTATTTTAGCCGATCCCGTTCTATTGATTTTGGATGAGGCGACAAGCAGTATAGATACGATTACCGAGCTAAAAATCCAGGAAGCATTACATCGTTTGATGAAGGGGAGGACAAGTTTTGTTATTGCCCATCGATTGAATACGATTCAGCAAAGTGATCAGATCTTGGTGCTTGATGAAGGAAGGATCATTGAAAAGGGATCACATGATGAATTATTGCGGCGAAGGGGTTTTTATTACGAACTCTATCGCAGCTCATTAAAGGAAAATCAGACCGGATGA
- a CDS encoding CPBP family intramembrane glutamic endopeptidase, whose product MLGLSCFIVPVFIEFLLREQIDSFFRNGLYAGTTMGFIMAIVFMTGVYFVCLRPCSLSWKEVGVRRFTASYWGPIAGWTIVLIISSIMVLALIMAVGGTYKNEKTESLKQKVTVFNFFIGFISAAIISPVYEEILYRGFIYRWVRVRTGKSWGMFISSFLFMVVHIPAYNTLMVNFISGLVFAWAYEKTGSIWPSVLIHGLFNGLGGDIDVLRVK is encoded by the coding sequence ATGTTGGGGTTATCATGCTTCATTGTGCCTGTTTTCATTGAATTCTTGCTGAGAGAGCAGATAGACTCATTTTTTCGGAATGGTTTATATGCAGGAACGACCATGGGCTTCATTATGGCCATCGTTTTTATGACGGGTGTTTATTTCGTATGCTTAAGACCGTGTAGCTTATCTTGGAAGGAAGTGGGGGTTCGCCGATTTACGGCGTCTTACTGGGGGCCGATAGCAGGTTGGACCATTGTATTGATAATTAGCAGTATTATGGTGCTTGCCCTGATCATGGCGGTAGGAGGAACGTATAAAAATGAAAAAACGGAAAGTTTAAAACAGAAAGTTACAGTCTTTAATTTCTTCATAGGCTTCATTTCTGCCGCCATCATTTCTCCCGTTTATGAGGAGATCCTTTATCGGGGATTCATATACCGTTGGGTCAGAGTCCGAACGGGAAAGAGCTGGGGAATGTTCATCAGCTCCTTCCTTTTCATGGTCGTTCATATCCCTGCTTATAATACACTGATGGTCAATTTTATAAGCGGTTTGGTATTTGCTTGGGCATACGAAAAAACAGGGTCCATCTGGCCATCTGTTTTGATTCATGGATTATTTAACGGACTTGGCGGTGATATTGACGTTCTTAGAGTGAAATAA
- a CDS encoding carbon starvation CstA family protein: MKALKSVILWGIISALGAVSFGFVALNRGESINAMWIVTAALCVYSIAYRFYSKFIAQKVFELDDNRQTPSEANNDGKDYVPTNKWVLFGHHFAAIAGAGPLVGPILAAQMGYLPGTLWLVVGVVLAGAVQDFIILFGSMRRNGKSLGEMIKEEIGPITGLIAMIGILGIMIILLAVLALVVVKALVGSPWGMFTIASTIPIAVLMGIYMRYIRPGRVGEGSIIGIILLMLALYFGRFVSESATLAPLFTFSGETIAIMLIVYGFVASVLPVWMLLAPRDYLSTFLKIGTIIGLALGIFIVMPSLEMPAVTQFIDGTGPVFSGNLFPFLFITIACGAVSGFHALVSSGTTPKMIERESHSRPIGYGAMLTESFVAIMAMIAACVLTPGIYFAINSPGAVVGTEPAQVAATISDWGFILTPEMITGLADDVGEETILSRTGGAPTFAIGMAHIFSQVIGGASLMAFWYHFAILFEALFILTTIDAGTRVGRFMIQDIIGTFYKPFAETNKWLPNIIATAICVIGWGYFLYQGVIDPLGGINTLWPLFGIANQMLSAIALLLGTTVLFKMGKKAYTWVTLVPTTFLLIVTMTAGWQKLFHENPAIGFLAHKDKFKAAYDNGEILAPAANLSEMKRVIVNDYVDAALCAIFMIVVITVLISAIKLWIKVLKNEKIDLHESPYVSRSS; encoded by the coding sequence ATGAAGGCGCTTAAGTCGGTTATTCTTTGGGGAATCATATCTGCATTGGGTGCGGTGAGTTTTGGTTTCGTCGCGCTAAACCGGGGGGAAAGCATCAATGCCATGTGGATTGTCACTGCAGCACTCTGTGTTTATTCGATTGCATACCGCTTTTATAGTAAATTCATTGCACAGAAAGTGTTTGAGCTAGATGATAATCGCCAGACTCCATCGGAAGCGAACAATGATGGGAAGGACTACGTGCCTACAAATAAGTGGGTGTTGTTTGGCCACCATTTCGCAGCAATTGCCGGAGCAGGCCCTCTTGTTGGACCCATCCTTGCAGCACAGATGGGGTATTTGCCAGGGACACTGTGGCTTGTAGTCGGAGTTGTATTAGCTGGTGCCGTGCAGGATTTCATCATTCTCTTCGGTTCGATGCGCCGTAACGGCAAATCATTGGGAGAGATGATCAAAGAGGAAATTGGACCGATTACAGGTTTGATAGCCATGATCGGTATTCTGGGTATCATGATTATTTTATTGGCGGTACTTGCCCTTGTTGTCGTAAAAGCGTTGGTGGGCAGTCCATGGGGCATGTTCACGATTGCCTCGACCATACCGATTGCAGTCCTCATGGGCATCTATATGCGCTACATAAGGCCGGGACGGGTTGGTGAAGGATCGATTATTGGAATCATACTATTGATGCTTGCATTATATTTCGGCCGCTTTGTATCTGAAAGCGCAACATTGGCACCGCTGTTCACTTTCAGTGGGGAAACGATCGCCATCATGCTGATTGTATATGGTTTCGTTGCCTCCGTTTTGCCGGTATGGATGTTATTGGCACCTCGTGATTACTTAAGCACATTCTTGAAAATCGGCACGATCATCGGACTTGCGCTTGGTATTTTCATTGTCATGCCGAGCCTTGAAATGCCTGCCGTCACTCAATTCATTGATGGAACAGGACCCGTTTTTTCAGGGAATTTATTCCCATTCTTATTCATAACGATCGCTTGTGGAGCGGTGTCGGGGTTCCATGCTCTCGTTTCATCGGGAACGACTCCGAAAATGATTGAACGTGAATCACATTCACGTCCAATCGGATACGGGGCGATGTTGACTGAGTCCTTTGTAGCCATCATGGCTATGATAGCAGCCTGTGTACTGACGCCAGGGATTTATTTTGCCATTAACAGCCCGGGCGCCGTTGTGGGAACGGAGCCGGCTCAAGTGGCGGCTACGATATCCGATTGGGGTTTCATTTTGACACCTGAAATGATTACCGGCCTTGCAGATGATGTTGGGGAAGAGACCATTTTATCCCGCACTGGCGGAGCGCCAACCTTTGCAATCGGTATGGCCCATATCTTCTCACAAGTGATTGGTGGAGCGTCCCTGATGGCGTTCTGGTATCATTTCGCGATCCTATTCGAGGCATTGTTCATATTGACCACCATTGATGCGGGAACCAGGGTAGGGCGTTTTATGATACAGGATATTATCGGCACCTTTTACAAGCCATTTGCCGAAACGAATAAATGGCTACCTAATATTATTGCGACTGCCATTTGTGTAATCGGTTGGGGGTATTTCCTATATCAAGGGGTCATTGATCCTCTTGGCGGAATCAATACCCTTTGGCCATTGTTTGGAATTGCGAACCAGATGCTTTCCGCCATTGCGTTGCTGCTTGGGACGACAGTCCTTTTCAAAATGGGCAAAAAAGCGTATACATGGGTCACTCTTGTGCCAACTACATTCTTATTGATAGTGACCATGACGGCTGGATGGCAAAAGCTTTTCCACGAAAACCCGGCGATTGGCTTTTTGGCACATAAGGATAAATTTAAAGCGGCCTATGATAACGGGGAAATTCTCGCTCCGGCAGCAAATCTATCTGAGATGAAACGGGTTATCGTCAATGATTATGTGGATGCTGCCCTATGTGCCATCTTCATGATCGTTGTGATCACTGTCCTGATTTCCGCCATTAAGTTATGGATAAAGGTCTTGAAGAACGAGAAAATAGATTTACATGAATCACCTTATGTATCGAGGTCATCATAA
- a CDS encoding YbdD/YjiX family protein: MLKRLVKILSYRKQFVSLLVGVPSYDTYVAHMRVHHPEDPVKTRKEFFCEAQDERYNARGGKVSRCC, translated from the coding sequence ATGTTGAAAAGATTAGTTAAGATTCTCAGCTACAGAAAGCAGTTCGTCAGTTTGCTTGTCGGCGTTCCGAGTTATGATACTTATGTGGCACATATGAGAGTGCACCATCCTGAAGATCCCGTGAAAACCAGGAAAGAATTTTTCTGCGAAGCCCAGGATGAACGCTATAACGCAAGGGGTGGGAAAGTGTCTCGTTGCTGTTAA
- a CDS encoding ammonium transporter: MQMADSVFMFLATMMVWLMTPGIALFYGGMVKSKNVLNTAMHSYMPLAVISILWVLIGYSLSFSPGNTFLGGLDWVGLNDVGFAPGPYSETIPHSLFMLFQMTFAVLTVSIIAGGIAERMKFSAFLIFTILWSLFVYAPVAHWVWGGGWLAELGTLDFAGGNVVHISSGVAGLVLAIMLGKRKESGDTAPHNLPLTFLGGSLIWFGWYGFNVGSALTINEVAMNVFVNTAVAAAAGIVGWLIVEYMANKKATLLGAVSGAISGLVAITPACGFVTPASSIIIGVIGGAVCFWGVFFLKNKLGYDDALDAFGLHGIGGTWGGIATGLFATTSVNKSGANGLFYGDFNLLWKQLIAIVVTYIFVAVVTYIIAKAINLFVPLRVSEEDEYMGLDLTLHGEKAYHESI; the protein is encoded by the coding sequence ATGCAAATGGCAGATTCAGTATTCATGTTTTTGGCGACGATGATGGTTTGGTTAATGACACCAGGGATTGCCCTATTTTATGGAGGGATGGTAAAAAGTAAAAATGTCCTGAATACGGCAATGCATAGTTACATGCCACTTGCTGTCATTTCGATTCTTTGGGTGCTGATTGGATATTCTTTATCATTTTCACCTGGTAATACATTTCTGGGCGGTCTGGACTGGGTTGGCTTAAATGATGTAGGCTTTGCACCTGGACCATACAGCGAAACAATTCCTCATAGTTTGTTCATGTTATTCCAAATGACATTTGCCGTTTTAACAGTATCGATCATTGCAGGTGGCATTGCTGAGCGGATGAAGTTTTCAGCATTCTTGATTTTTACGATCCTTTGGTCTTTATTCGTATACGCTCCTGTTGCTCACTGGGTATGGGGAGGCGGCTGGTTAGCAGAGCTTGGTACTCTTGATTTTGCAGGTGGCAACGTTGTTCATATTTCTTCGGGGGTTGCCGGTCTGGTTTTAGCGATTATGTTAGGTAAAAGGAAAGAGTCGGGGGACACTGCACCACATAATCTTCCTTTAACATTCCTAGGCGGATCATTAATATGGTTCGGTTGGTACGGCTTCAACGTCGGAAGCGCTCTGACAATCAATGAAGTGGCGATGAACGTATTCGTTAATACTGCTGTTGCAGCAGCAGCTGGTATCGTTGGCTGGCTGATCGTTGAGTATATGGCTAATAAAAAGGCGACATTGCTGGGGGCAGTATCCGGAGCTATTTCTGGGTTGGTTGCCATTACACCGGCTTGCGGATTTGTAACGCCTGCATCATCCATCATCATCGGGGTCATAGGCGGCGCCGTTTGTTTTTGGGGCGTATTCTTCTTGAAGAATAAACTGGGCTACGACGATGCTCTTGATGCTTTCGGATTACATGGGATCGGTGGAACTTGGGGTGGCATCGCTACAGGTTTATTCGCGACCACTTCCGTCAATAAAAGCGGGGCAAACGGTTTATTCTATGGAGATTTCAACCTATTGTGGAAGCAGCTCATAGCGATCGTTGTAACTTATATTTTCGTTGCCGTGGTCACATATATCATCGCTAAAGCCATTAACCTTTTCGTTCCGTTACGTGTCAGTGAAGAAGATGAGTACATGGGGCTTGACCTTACACTTCATGGAGAAAAAGCCTATCATGAATCAATTTAA
- a CDS encoding P-II family nitrogen regulator: protein MSEVLTKIEIITRPIKFEQFKTELAKIGVSGMTVSEVKGTGLQKSYVETYRGRNREMSLHDRMKIEIVVCEVPVQDVVDVARKFLSTGKPGDGKIFIYELANVVNIRTGKEGHDALKNEI, encoded by the coding sequence ATGTCCGAGGTTTTAACGAAAATAGAAATCATTACACGTCCCATTAAATTTGAACAATTCAAAACGGAACTAGCAAAAATAGGGGTAAGCGGAATGACTGTTTCGGAAGTAAAAGGAACGGGTCTTCAGAAAAGTTATGTGGAAACATATAGAGGCAGAAATCGTGAAATGTCATTACATGACCGAATGAAGATTGAAATCGTCGTGTGTGAAGTTCCAGTTCAGGATGTTGTGGATGTAGCAAGGAAATTCTTGAGTACCGGTAAACCAGGTGACGGAAAAATCTTCATTTATGAATTGGCGAATGTTGTGAATATACGTACCGGAAAAGAAGGCCATGATGCGTTAAAGAATGAGATTTGA
- a CDS encoding LytTR family DNA-binding domain-containing protein, which translates to MDQFTVESVLNIIREFVPKDASISVADSKKYIYYQPSKQVDLRIKPGDLISENTATYKALSVRKKIGVQVESNVFGVPYYGLSVPIMDEGNPLGAVTAILPSKPLILPTSFLTIKTDERWIPLPYDEIMYLEAQNRKTKIQSERVSGFHKMNLSELEYILPSELFIRVHRSYIVNINYIQEILPDFHSTFLLIMKDNSKIQVSQTYASQFRRALGF; encoded by the coding sequence ATGGATCAATTTACGGTCGAATCCGTTTTAAATATCATCAGGGAGTTTGTTCCGAAGGATGCTTCAATTTCTGTGGCTGATTCCAAAAAATACATTTATTATCAACCGAGCAAACAAGTTGACCTAAGAATAAAACCGGGTGATTTAATTAGTGAAAACACGGCGACATATAAAGCTCTGAGTGTCCGTAAAAAAATAGGGGTGCAAGTTGAAAGTAATGTTTTTGGCGTACCCTACTATGGGCTGAGTGTACCTATTATGGACGAGGGCAATCCTTTAGGGGCGGTAACAGCCATTTTGCCTTCAAAGCCATTAATTTTACCGACATCATTCTTGACCATTAAAACAGATGAACGCTGGATACCGCTTCCTTATGATGAAATTATGTATTTGGAAGCTCAAAATAGGAAAACTAAAATTCAGTCCGAACGTGTGAGTGGATTTCATAAAATGAACTTAAGTGAATTGGAATACATTTTACCTAGTGAATTATTCATTCGTGTGCATCGTTCGTACATCGTCAATATTAACTATATACAGGAAATCCTTCCTGATTTTCATTCTACATTTTTACTAATAATGAAGGACAATTCCAAAATCCAAGTAAGTCAAACATATGCAAGTCAATTCAGAAGGGCTTTAGGATTTTAG
- a CDS encoding acetyl-CoA hydrolase/transferase family protein produces the protein MNESVFKKIRNEQFKGKVVTAEEAASWIKDGMKLGMSGFTRAGDAKVIPMALVERAKTEKFKVDVYTGASLGPEVDQHMAEAGIINKRLPFQADKGIRNKINADEVTYVDQHLSHTAEQVRQGIVGPIDFAIIEALAITEEGLIIPTTSVGNSAIFVQEAKHVIIELNVSHPEGLEGLHDIYTPAKQGEREPIPMTSVSDRLGSIGIQVDPEKVMGVVVSTDLDAPSTIVPPDEETATIANHLINFLREEIKAGRLTESLAPLQSGVGSVANAVFAGFLDSEFKDLEVYSEVLQDAVFDLIDAGKVKFASGCSITLAEEKGKQVYGELEKYRDKLVLRPQEISNHPEIIRRLGLISINTALECDIYGNVNSTHVSGTRMMNGIGGSGDFARNSRLGIFVTKSYAKGGNISSIVPFVSHVDHTEHDVDVLVTEQGIADLRGLAPKERVELIIENCAHPDYRPQLRAYFTEAVAQTGGHQTPHILEKAFSWHTNLAKNGTMLEAVLQDQK, from the coding sequence ATGAACGAAAGCGTTTTCAAAAAAATTCGCAACGAACAATTTAAGGGGAAAGTAGTTACAGCGGAAGAAGCAGCTTCATGGATTAAAGATGGGATGAAACTCGGTATGAGTGGATTTACCCGTGCTGGTGATGCTAAAGTTATTCCAATGGCTCTGGTTGAAAGAGCTAAAACTGAAAAATTCAAAGTTGATGTTTATACTGGTGCTTCTTTAGGACCTGAAGTCGACCAACATATGGCGGAAGCTGGTATCATTAACAAACGCTTACCGTTCCAAGCGGACAAAGGCATTCGTAATAAAATCAATGCTGATGAAGTCACATATGTGGATCAGCATTTATCTCATACAGCTGAACAAGTCCGTCAAGGCATTGTCGGACCTATAGATTTTGCAATCATCGAAGCACTGGCGATTACAGAAGAAGGGTTAATCATCCCGACAACTTCTGTAGGTAACTCAGCCATATTCGTTCAAGAAGCTAAACATGTAATCATTGAATTGAACGTATCCCATCCAGAAGGATTGGAAGGGTTGCATGATATATATACACCAGCTAAACAAGGGGAACGCGAACCGATTCCTATGACTAGCGTAAGCGATCGTCTAGGTTCGATCGGTATTCAGGTTGACCCTGAAAAGGTAATGGGGGTCGTCGTTTCTACAGATCTTGATGCACCTTCTACAATCGTGCCGCCGGATGAAGAAACTGCAACCATCGCAAACCACCTTATTAACTTCCTTCGTGAAGAAATCAAGGCTGGTCGTTTAACTGAAAGCCTGGCTCCGCTTCAATCAGGTGTAGGATCAGTGGCAAATGCAGTATTCGCGGGCTTCCTTGATTCTGAATTTAAAGATTTGGAAGTGTATTCAGAAGTGCTGCAAGATGCGGTATTCGATTTAATCGATGCTGGAAAAGTTAAATTCGCTTCAGGTTGTTCGATTACATTAGCTGAAGAAAAAGGAAAACAGGTTTACGGTGAACTTGAGAAGTACCGTGATAAACTTGTTCTTCGTCCACAAGAAATATCTAACCACCCTGAGATCATCCGCCGTCTTGGTTTGATTTCAATCAATACAGCGTTAGAGTGTGATATCTACGGTAATGTAAACTCAACACATGTTTCTGGGACAAGAATGATGAATGGAATTGGTGGATCGGGAGATTTTGCCCGCAACTCACGCTTAGGTATTTTCGTAACGAAATCATATGCAAAAGGCGGCAATATTTCCAGTATCGTTCCTTTCGTTTCTCATGTGGATCACACTGAACATGATGTGGATGTATTAGTGACAGAGCAAGGGATCGCTGATTTACGCGGGTTGGCACCAAAAGAGCGCGTAGAGTTAATCATCGAAAACTGTGCGCATCCTGACTACCGTCCGCAGCTTCGTGCATACTTCACTGAAGCTGTTGCGCAAACTGGAGGACATCAAACTCCACATATTCTTGAAAAAGCATTCTCATGGCATACAAACCTAGCTAAAAACGGTACGATGCTTGAAGCAGTACTTCAAGATCAAAAATAA